In Halorubellus sp. JP-L1, one DNA window encodes the following:
- a CDS encoding universal stress protein: MKVLLGVAGSEESMRALEKTVERAADAGDDLTIAVIEKDDMERSQESVAERARAVAAEHGLDVEVRVLGGHAGSTLVDIAEREGFDELAIGGGTESPMGKIRLGPVTEFVLLNATTTVRLVR; the protein is encoded by the coding sequence ATGAAGGTACTGCTGGGTGTCGCGGGCAGCGAGGAGTCCATGCGCGCGCTCGAGAAGACGGTCGAGCGTGCGGCGGACGCCGGCGACGACCTCACCATCGCGGTCATCGAGAAGGACGACATGGAGCGCTCCCAGGAGTCGGTCGCGGAGCGAGCGCGAGCGGTCGCCGCCGAGCACGGCCTCGACGTCGAGGTGCGGGTCCTCGGCGGGCACGCCGGGAGTACGCTCGTCGACATCGCCGAACGCGAGGGATTCGACGAACTCGCGATCGGCGGCGGCACGGAGAGCCCGATGGGGAAGATCCGCCTCGGTCCCGTCACCGAGTTCGTCCTCCTGAACGCAACGACGACGGTGCGTCTCGTCAGATGA
- a CDS encoding universal stress protein, whose amino-acid sequence MSTPAPDEALSVDTVLVPVDGSDESIDAVEYAVAIAEEYEASVYAVYVVGQDVVRAVEDGAVDAEEVSSNSTSFMEDVEPIAEAHGVALNHSTAYGFSTTRKTQHPGSVVLDTADEVDADFLVVPREPMSESGDVLAKAAEYVLLYASQPLLSV is encoded by the coding sequence ATGAGTACGCCCGCGCCAGACGAGGCGCTGTCCGTCGACACCGTCCTCGTCCCCGTCGACGGCAGCGACGAGTCCATCGACGCCGTCGAGTACGCCGTCGCCATCGCAGAGGAGTACGAAGCCAGCGTGTACGCGGTGTACGTCGTCGGCCAGGACGTCGTCCGCGCCGTCGAGGACGGCGCCGTCGACGCCGAGGAGGTGTCCTCGAACAGCACGTCGTTCATGGAGGACGTCGAACCCATCGCCGAAGCACACGGCGTCGCGCTCAATCACTCGACCGCGTACGGGTTCTCGACCACGCGGAAGACCCAGCATCCCGGCAGCGTCGTCCTCGACACCGCCGACGAGGTGGACGCGGACTTCCTCGTCGTCCCTCGCGAACCGATGAGCGAGAGCGGCGACGTCCTCGCGAAAGCCGCCGAGTACGTCCTCCTCTACGCCAGCCAGCCGCTCCTCTCCGTCTGA
- a CDS encoding four-helix bundle copper-binding protein encodes MSLADTSQEIGTLNDDQRECIENCFEATEVCEWCADECLGDPDMEECARLCRDVVDIASLHARLMARSSDYSGSLAETCAEVCEACAEECSQHDADHCQVCADVLTECAESCRQMAS; translated from the coding sequence ATGTCACTGGCAGATACCTCTCAGGAGATCGGGACGCTGAACGACGACCAGCGCGAGTGCATCGAGAACTGCTTCGAGGCGACCGAGGTGTGCGAGTGGTGCGCCGACGAGTGCCTCGGCGACCCCGACATGGAGGAGTGCGCGCGCCTCTGCCGGGACGTCGTCGACATCGCGTCGCTGCACGCGCGCCTCATGGCCCGGAGCTCGGACTACAGCGGGTCGCTCGCGGAGACGTGCGCGGAGGTCTGCGAGGCCTGCGCCGAGGAGTGCAGCCAGCACGACGCCGACCACTGCCAGGTCTGCGCGGACGTCCTCACCGAGTGCGCCGAGAGCTGCCGGCAGATGGCGAGCTGA
- a CDS encoding universal stress protein, which yields MFDSVVVATDGSESVQRAVHVALDLADRFDAAVYALYVVDASEVESSPESVRDELRDALEADGEDALSTVEALASADDVTTAVREGRPAAEITGYAREVDADLVATGTRGRHGENRFLVGSVAERVVRTCDRPVLTVRQLQEE from the coding sequence ATGTTCGATTCGGTCGTCGTCGCGACGGACGGTTCCGAGAGCGTGCAGCGAGCGGTCCACGTGGCGCTGGATCTCGCCGATCGGTTCGATGCGGCCGTGTACGCGCTGTACGTCGTCGACGCCTCCGAGGTGGAGTCCTCGCCCGAGTCGGTGCGGGACGAACTCCGGGACGCGCTCGAAGCGGACGGCGAGGACGCGCTGTCGACGGTCGAAGCGCTCGCGTCGGCGGACGACGTCACGACGGCGGTCCGCGAGGGCCGGCCGGCGGCGGAGATCACGGGGTACGCGCGCGAGGTCGACGCGGACCTCGTCGCGACCGGTACCCGCGGCCGGCACGGCGAGAACCGGTTCCTGGTGGGGAGCGTCGCCGAGCGCGTGGTGCGGACGTGCGACAGGCCCGTGCTGACGGTACGCCAGCTCCAGGAGGAGTAG
- a CDS encoding GNAT family N-acetyltransferase produces MTRNRTYPEEPASGFPTPPRTFADREDREIRLEAVDETAMDAVAEMYVAFDPADRAQGIPPAGEERVYDWLDAIFDDGINVAAFHGDDVAGHATLVPDEAHGEPGEHAFELAIFVLQEYQRAGIGRELLVTLLGHGEQVGVDRVWLTVERWNTAAVSLYRDIGFETCGSESFELEMSLRLSPEG; encoded by the coding sequence ATGACGCGGAATCGCACGTATCCCGAGGAGCCCGCGAGCGGGTTCCCGACGCCGCCGCGGACGTTCGCGGACCGCGAGGACCGCGAGATCCGACTCGAAGCGGTGGACGAGACCGCCATGGACGCGGTCGCGGAGATGTACGTCGCGTTCGACCCGGCGGACCGCGCGCAGGGCATCCCGCCGGCGGGCGAGGAGCGCGTGTACGACTGGTTGGACGCCATCTTCGACGACGGTATCAACGTCGCCGCGTTCCACGGCGACGACGTCGCCGGGCACGCGACGCTCGTTCCCGACGAGGCCCACGGGGAGCCCGGCGAGCACGCGTTCGAGCTCGCGATCTTCGTCCTCCAGGAGTACCAGCGCGCCGGCATCGGCCGCGAGTTGCTCGTGACGCTCCTCGGCCACGGTGAGCAGGTGGGCGTCGACCGCGTGTGGCTCACGGTCGAACGCTGGAACACCGCCGCCGTGTCGCTGTACCGCGACATCGGGTTCGAGACGTGCGGCTCCGAGAGCTTCGAACTCGAGATGAGCCTGCGGCTCTCGCCCGAGGGGTAA
- a CDS encoding aminopeptidase: protein MSELAAPARTAIEQCLNVGDGESVVVVTDDDRRPIGEALYDAALEATDDATVLQYPPGDNHGEEPPAAVAAAMEAADVFLAPTSKSLSHTRARSAATEAGARGATLPGITEDVFVTGLDADYAQIAAHCEAVLDQVADADEVRVTTDLGTDITFEAGEREWRSDTGMVHDDGDFSNLPAGEVFVAPETANGRFVVDGTMMPYERLDDDQTLAFEVEDGRVTDIADAQIREQFADLAAEAGDAVYNLAELGIGTNVAVTELVGSVLLDEKAAGTVHIAIGDNAGIGGDTDAPIHSDGVIRDPTVYADGEEVELPRP, encoded by the coding sequence ATGAGCGAACTGGCTGCGCCAGCGCGGACCGCGATCGAGCAGTGCCTGAACGTCGGCGACGGCGAGAGCGTCGTCGTGGTGACCGACGACGACCGACGTCCCATCGGCGAGGCGCTGTACGACGCAGCGCTCGAGGCGACGGACGACGCGACCGTCCTCCAGTACCCGCCGGGCGACAACCACGGCGAGGAACCGCCGGCGGCGGTCGCGGCGGCGATGGAAGCGGCTGACGTGTTCCTCGCGCCGACGTCGAAGAGCCTGAGTCACACGCGAGCGCGCTCCGCGGCGACCGAGGCGGGCGCTCGCGGCGCGACCCTCCCCGGGATCACCGAGGACGTGTTCGTCACCGGGCTGGACGCGGACTACGCGCAGATCGCCGCGCACTGCGAGGCCGTCCTCGACCAGGTCGCGGACGCCGACGAGGTCCGCGTGACGACCGACCTCGGGACGGACATCACGTTCGAGGCAGGCGAGCGCGAGTGGCGGTCGGACACCGGGATGGTGCACGACGACGGCGACTTCTCGAACCTCCCCGCGGGCGAGGTGTTCGTCGCGCCCGAGACCGCGAACGGCCGGTTCGTCGTCGACGGGACGATGATGCCGTACGAGCGCCTCGACGACGACCAGACGCTCGCGTTCGAGGTCGAGGACGGACGAGTGACGGACATCGCCGACGCCCAAATCCGCGAGCAGTTCGCAGACCTCGCCGCGGAGGCAGGCGACGCCGTGTACAACCTCGCCGAACTCGGCATCGGGACGAACGTCGCGGTGACCGAGCTCGTCGGGTCCGTGCTCCTCGACGAGAAGGCCGCGGGCACTGTCCACATCGCCATCGGGGACAACGCCGGCATCGGCGGCGACACGGACGCGCCCATCCACTCCGACGGCGTCATCCGGGATCCGACCGTGTATGCGGACGGCGAGGAAGTGGAACTTCCTCGACCGTAG
- a CDS encoding lipoate--protein ligase family protein, translating into MPAEHRALVVRGRMPDPDADGAATRTLRDRVADTKQPAVRVWTPHRIVAFGRRDTRSDGYDAAAAAASDRGYEPVERSVGGRAVAYDGETTLAFARFTPVDGVRGGLDERYEALTTDVERALESLGVDAERGEPADSFCPGQHSLRAPSGGKLAGLAQRVTSGAAITSGVLVVANHAELAGVLDAVYHALDVPFDPDSVGSVARTGGPSDPRVVREALEDALVGDREREVVDATDL; encoded by the coding sequence ATGCCAGCGGAACACCGCGCGCTCGTCGTCCGCGGCCGCATGCCCGACCCGGACGCGGACGGTGCGGCGACGCGCACGCTCCGGGACCGCGTCGCCGACACGAAGCAGCCGGCGGTCCGGGTGTGGACGCCCCACCGCATCGTCGCGTTCGGCCGTCGCGACACGCGTAGCGACGGCTACGACGCCGCCGCGGCCGCCGCCAGCGACCGCGGGTACGAACCGGTCGAGCGGTCCGTCGGCGGCCGCGCGGTCGCGTACGACGGCGAGACCACGCTCGCGTTCGCTCGCTTCACGCCCGTCGACGGCGTCCGCGGCGGCCTCGACGAGCGCTACGAGGCGCTCACGACCGACGTCGAGCGCGCGCTCGAATCCCTCGGCGTCGACGCGGAGCGCGGCGAACCAGCCGACTCGTTCTGCCCCGGCCAGCACTCCCTCCGGGCGCCGTCCGGCGGCAAGCTCGCCGGCCTCGCCCAGCGCGTCACGTCGGGCGCGGCCATCACGAGCGGCGTCCTCGTCGTCGCGAACCACGCCGAACTCGCCGGCGTCCTCGACGCCGTCTACCATGCGCTCGACGTGCCATTCGACCCGGACTCCGTCGGGAGCGTCGCCCGCACGGGCGGTCCCAGCGACCCCCGAGTGGTCCGCGAGGCGCTCGAGGACGCGCTCGTCGGCGACCGCGAGCGCGAGGTCGTCGACGCCACCGACCTCTAG
- a CDS encoding DHH family phosphoesterase produces MDESLIAEEDMPLARKSVLPGTGFFVPDEVDEERREREAIDALAGQSVAVVADPDADGLACVALLREAYGDAGLVPASPHDLEDGMELVAEHGEPGLDVFVCDLCPDKFEYVEDELAALVETADSVRWFDHHQWDEDVAAQVREAGVDLVVGDSEEECTADVAVRSLEYAFDDAYVDLAEVTRDHDLWLREDPRSDDLADLAYWLEPEEYIEIVAEHGAELPADAKELLAERRVEKDALIEKAVDRGEIKEVDGVTVGVTYGRCSQNEVAEAFREQGADASVVVKPAGSASIRGTDEFQRCHEVAAQVNGGGHPKAAGCKPDIYEDMLDYAHHWTTRGATTKQVILDAFGNLDPEDADEADEVDDDESDSEDSSADDE; encoded by the coding sequence ATGGACGAGTCTCTCATCGCTGAGGAGGACATGCCCCTCGCCCGGAAGTCGGTGCTCCCTGGCACGGGCTTTTTCGTGCCGGACGAGGTCGACGAGGAGCGACGCGAGCGCGAGGCGATCGACGCGCTCGCCGGGCAGTCGGTCGCGGTCGTCGCGGACCCGGACGCCGACGGCCTGGCGTGCGTCGCCCTCCTGCGGGAGGCGTACGGCGACGCGGGCCTGGTGCCGGCGAGCCCGCACGACCTCGAGGACGGCATGGAACTCGTCGCCGAGCACGGCGAGCCCGGCCTGGACGTGTTCGTCTGTGACCTCTGCCCGGACAAGTTCGAGTACGTCGAGGACGAGCTAGCGGCGCTCGTCGAGACCGCCGACTCCGTGCGGTGGTTCGACCACCACCAGTGGGACGAGGACGTTGCGGCGCAAGTCCGTGAGGCGGGCGTCGACCTCGTCGTCGGCGACAGCGAGGAGGAGTGCACGGCGGACGTCGCCGTCCGGAGCCTCGAGTACGCGTTCGACGACGCGTACGTCGACCTCGCCGAAGTCACGCGCGACCACGACCTCTGGCTGCGCGAGGACCCGCGGAGCGACGACCTCGCGGACCTCGCGTACTGGCTGGAGCCCGAGGAGTACATCGAGATCGTCGCCGAGCACGGCGCGGAACTGCCGGCCGACGCGAAGGAACTGCTCGCGGAGCGCCGCGTGGAGAAGGACGCGCTCATCGAGAAGGCCGTGGACCGCGGCGAGATCAAGGAAGTCGACGGCGTGACGGTGGGCGTGACGTACGGCCGGTGCTCGCAGAACGAGGTCGCTGAGGCGTTCCGCGAGCAAGGCGCGGACGCGAGCGTCGTCGTCAAGCCCGCGGGCTCCGCATCCATCCGCGGCACCGACGAATTCCAGCGTTGCCACGAAGTCGCGGCACAGGTCAACGGCGGCGGGCACCCGAAAGCCGCCGGCTGCAAGCCCGACATCTACGAGGACATGCTCGACTACGCGCACCACTGGACGACCCGCGGCGCGACCACGAAGCAGGTCATCCTCGACGCGTTCGGGAACCTCGACCCCGAGGACGCCGACGAAGCGGACGAAGTGGACGACGACGAGAGCGATAGCGAAGACAGCAGCGCGGACGACGAATAG
- a CDS encoding type II glyceraldehyde-3-phosphate dehydrogenase yields the protein MIQVAVNGYGTIGKRVADAVRAQPDMEVVGVAKTRPNFEAETAVEKGYPLYAAIEDRIELFDDAGIELAGTVDELVAEADVVVDACPSGVGADNVSMYREHDTPALLQGGESADAVDVSFNARSNYDDARDADVVRVVSCNTTGLSRLVAPLEEAYGVEKVRATLVRRGGDPAQTDRGPINDILPDPVSLPSHHGPDVNTIFPDLDIDTLGLKVPATLMHMHSINVTLADRPSADAVRDLLEDESRTFVIPEHMDIDGAGAIKEYAQDVGRPRADVWENCIWGESITMEGDDLYLFQAIHQESDVVPENVDAIRAVLGTDDQRDSIERTNAAMGMGI from the coding sequence ATGATACAGGTCGCGGTCAACGGCTACGGCACCATCGGCAAGCGCGTCGCGGACGCCGTCCGCGCACAGCCCGACATGGAGGTCGTCGGCGTCGCGAAGACGCGCCCGAACTTCGAGGCGGAGACGGCCGTCGAGAAGGGCTACCCGCTGTACGCCGCCATCGAGGACCGCATCGAGCTGTTCGACGACGCCGGCATCGAGCTCGCCGGGACCGTCGACGAACTCGTCGCCGAAGCCGACGTCGTCGTCGACGCCTGCCCGTCCGGGGTCGGCGCGGACAACGTCTCGATGTACCGCGAGCACGACACGCCCGCGCTCCTCCAGGGCGGCGAGTCCGCCGACGCCGTCGACGTCAGCTTCAACGCGCGCTCGAACTACGACGACGCCCGCGACGCCGACGTGGTCCGCGTCGTCTCCTGCAACACCACCGGCCTCAGCCGCCTCGTCGCTCCCCTCGAGGAGGCCTACGGCGTCGAGAAGGTGCGCGCGACGCTCGTCCGTCGCGGCGGCGACCCCGCCCAGACCGACCGCGGCCCCATCAACGACATCCTCCCGGATCCCGTCTCGCTCCCGAGCCACCACGGACCGGACGTGAACACGATCTTCCCGGACCTCGACATCGACACGCTCGGCCTCAAGGTCCCCGCGACGCTCATGCACATGCACTCGATCAACGTCACGCTCGCGGACCGCCCGAGCGCCGACGCCGTCCGCGACCTCCTCGAGGACGAATCGCGGACGTTCGTCATCCCCGAACACATGGACATCGACGGAGCGGGCGCGATCAAGGAGTACGCGCAGGACGTCGGCCGGCCGCGCGCTGACGTCTGGGAGAACTGCATCTGGGGCGAATCCATCACGATGGAAGGCGACGACCTGTACCTCTTCCAGGCCATCCACCAGGAGTCCGACGTCGTCCCCGAGAACGTCGACGCCATCCGCGCCGTCCTCGGCACCGACGACCAGCGCGACAGCATCGAACGCACGAACGCCGCAATGGGCATGGGCATCTAA